From the Candidatus Binatus sp. genome, the window TTCTTGCCGGCGAGCATTTCAATAATCCTTGTCAGTCCCGCGCGCGATCGATCGAGCGCCGCGAGCAGATGCGCCAGTTCGGCGGCGCTTCGCACCCGAAGCGAAACCGTGAATTCATCAGAGCCAAGCTGCTTGGGCAAGACTATCGAAATGCCGCGTGGGAGCTTCAGCGCCGAGACTTCGGAGCGGATCTGCTCCTGCGTTCTTTTCAGGAGAGGGTAGCGAAGGGTTCGCAACGCTTCGAGTAGCGCGCTCGCGCGCGATGGCGCCGAGCCGGGACTGCCTGCAATGCGCCGAATTTCGGGGCGGTCGAGAACGCCGGCGACTGTGACCTGCTCGCGCACCGCGATTTCCTCGAGCGTCTCGAGCGCGGTCATCAATTGACCGGTTCGCAGGCGGATGACGCGCGCGATATCGAGCATCGCGGCGCGCGACGCGGGCTCCATCGCGAGCCATCGCGCAAGATGGCTCGGCGGCAGCCGTCGCTCGGCAGCGAGGATCCGAATCTGCTCGTCGATTTCGTCAGCGTTCATGCGATATTTCGCGAAGCATGGATCGCATCGATTCAATCGCGCATCCGATTTCAGCAGCGGCACGCGTATCCCAGCCTCGCGCCTGGTCAGCGACCTGCTCGTACAGTCGCACTTCCTCGATTTTGCCTCGCCGCCGAAGGCCGCCCGCGTAGATGCGGCTTTTCTCGGCGAGCACTTCGACGACCGAGGTTCGCCGCGCCGGGGAAAGCCTGTCGTCCGCGAGCAATTTCGCAAGCGTGAGAATGCGGAAGCGATCGAGGGCCGGAGTTTTTGCCGAGAGTTGATCGGGATGCCCGCCGCGGCGTGTCACCAGCGGCTCGTCGAGCAGGCCGGCTTCATGGTCGATGAGAATTCGCAGCCATAGATCGTAGTCCTCGGCGGCGGTCATGTGCTCGTCGAAGCCGCCGGATGAGCGGAAAAGATCGGTGCGCATCATCACCGCCGACATACCGATCAGGCAGGTGCGGAGCGAGTCGATGAAAATATCGCCGGCGCGCTTGCGATGGCGGTGAGCGGGATTCACCCGTTGCCCGTTGCGAATCCAGATTTCGCCGGTTTGCGAGATCGCGCAGCCGGGGTTGTCACGCATGAACGCGAGCTGGCGTTCGAGCTTGGTTGGCGACCAGAGATCGTCGGAATCGAGGAATGCGACCAGCGGCGCGCGCGCGATGGCGACGCCGCGGTTTCGCGCCGCGGCGGGACCGCGATGATCGATGCGGTCGATTTCGATTCGGATCGTTTCGGCCAGCCGCCTCAAATGCTCGTTCTCGCTGGTCCCGTCGGTCGAGCCGTCGTCGATAACGATCAACTCGAACGCCGCAGTCGATTGGGCGAGCACGGAATCGATCGCCTCGAGCAGCATCGCGCATCGATTGTGCGTCGGGATAACTACCGAAACTTCGGGAGTCATTGCGGCTCCGCGCGCTTGGCGGTGTCGGAGCGATCGAAGCCGAGGATTCGGCGGCGCAACTCGTCGATTCCCTCGCCGGAAGTTGCCGAGCAGAAAATCGGGTGCACGCGCATCGAGTCGAAGCGTTTCAGCGCGGCGGCGCGCTCCGAATGGCGCAACTTGTCGCACTTGGTCGCGACTGGAATCACTTCGATGGCGCGGTCCGCCGCCATCGCCGCCAGATCGAGTTCGTCGTGCTGTGGACCGCGGCGGCAATCGATCAGAATCGCGATGGCGCCGAGATTGACGCGTCCGTGGATGTATTCGTGCATCATGGAAGCGATTTTGGCCGCTTCCTCGTGACCCATTTTCGCGTAGCCGAAGCCGGGCAGGTCGCACAGCGCGAGCTTGGCGCCGACCGCGAAAAAGTTGAGGCATCGCGTGCGGCCGGGGGTTTTGCTGGTGCGCGCGAGGCCCTTAACTCCAGCGAGCGCGTTAAGCAACGAACTCTTGCCCACGTTGGAGCGGCCGGCGAGCGCCACCTCGGTGCGCTTCCATCGCGGGCATCCGTCGAGAGCGAATGCGGATGCTACGAACTGTGCGGTGAAGCGAATCATGCTGAGCTGCGGCGGCGCCGGCGCGCTCGATGCGGCTGGCGCGCAACCGGCTGTCGCCGTTAGGGTTCGTCGTCGCCGGAGTCGGTCCCGTCGCCGTCCTTGAGGTTGAGGCTGCGCTTCAAGGTTTCGAGCTGCGCGACGAAGATGCCGCGAATGACCTGCTTGATGATGCCGTCAGGGACCGGAAGCGACTGCAGCAGATGGGTGGTTTCGTGGTAGTCGATGAACGTGCTCGCGCCTTCATCGCCGAGCTGGTACACGGCCTGAGTATCGAGCAGCGGATTGTTGACGGTGTGATAAACGATCTTTTTCTGCTCGGGCAGGTACTCGAACTCGAGCTCGGTGGTAATCGTTTGTCCGCCCGGTCCCGCGATATCCATATCGACGGTCTTTTTATTTCCGCTCTGGGATACGACGCGCACCGCCTTGACCTGATCGTTGTGCAGATTTTCGATGTCGCGAATCGCGCTGAAGACGGTCTGTTCGGGGGCCGGGATGCGCGCGGTGAAATCGGCCTGCCAGATGTCGCCGTCATGCGCGATGTTCTCGGTGAGCAGGCCGGCCTGCCGCGCGCGATGCATTTGATAGTAACGCCATCCCACGATCGCGACGACTGCGAGAACAATCACTCCAGCCAGGATTTTGAGTACCGTCTTCATCGGCGGATCGCTTTCACCTCATCGTTGGAATGTGCCGACCAGTTCCGCGCTCGCGACGACGTGGCCTCTCATCGCGGACTGGACGGCGGCCGCGTCCGCCTTGTCGCCGGGAGTTAACGTCGAGTCAAGCGCGAAGAGATGAAAACGATAGTGATGCATTTTCCCCGGTGGCGGACACGGTCCATTGTAGCCGACATGCTCGAAACTGTTGATTCCATTTGTTCCGCCGCCCGCAATTCCCGCGGTTTGCGGCACGCCGGCGGGCAGCGAAGTTTCTCGAGCCGGAATATTGTACGCCACCCAATGAACAAATGTTCCACTGGGGGCGTCGGGATCATCGACGATCAATGCAAATGATTTCGTCGATTGCGGCGCGCCGCTCCATGCAAGCGCGGGGGATCGATCGGCGCCAGCACATGCGTAGTCATCAGCAATTGCCGCTCCGGAAGCCATCGCGGGGCTGGTCAGCTTCAGTTGGGCTTGGGCTGGTCGTGCGTTAGCCAGGCCGAGCAAGGCGAAGATTACGGCAGTTGAAATTCGCTGGAGATTTGGCATACTTATAATGATTTGAAAGCTCGCAGGCATGGTTTAGAAACTTGACGTGCATTCTCTATTGAAGTTTTTGCAGAAATCCGTGACCTGATATACAATTAAAGGACGAAAAGAGCGAAAATCATCACAAATTCCCTTAGGTTGCCCTTGACCACTAGCGATGGTTCTGAGACATTCAAAGTGACTCGTAGTCAGCGTAAGGGGCGGATGAATCATTTGATCGATGCGAAAAAAGGCATCAAATTTAGGCAGTAGGCGGCAAACGGGGACGTTACCGGGGAATATCATGGCTAGTGAAACCAAGTATAGCTTGCCGCGCGTGATGACGGTCAAGGAATTGTCCGAATATTTGCGCGTGCAACCATCGACTATCTATAAGCTGCTTCGTCGCGGAGAGCTGCCGGGCTTTCGGATCGGCACCGATTGGCGTTTCAACGCCGAGGTGATCGACCGTTGGTGTCTGGAGCGGAACATGAAAGCTCCGGACGGCGGCACCTCCAGCCAGAACTGACACTACGATCGTCGAATCGCGCGCCCGGCAGCGTCCGGACGCGCATGCGGAGCAGTCTTCGCCGCCGCACAGTCGCGCTTCATATCCCGCACGGGCGTCTCGCGCTTGACGTCGCCCTTGACCTGCGCACCCGCAGTACCTCAGCATACCGATCGTTCAAATGATATCGCCAGTTGGCAAGAATGCGGCACCGGCTGCGCAGGCGCGTCGGCGCGGCTCGCTCGATCAGGTATTGATCGATGCGGCGATGGATCTGTTCGCGTCGTACGGATATCGGGGCACGTCGCTGGCGCGAATCGCGCGCGCGGCGGGCGTCACCAAGGGGGCGCTGTACTGGCATTTCGCCGACAAGCAGGAATTTTTCATCGCGGTCGTGTCCAAGGTGCTTGGTGAATGGGAACTGGTATTTGAAAAATCCGCGCGCGCGACGAATGCAGCCGAGTTCCGCGCGGAGTTCGGGCGGATGTTCGACACCATGGCGGCGCTCAATGAGAAGAATCCGTGGGTCAGCCGGCTGTTGCTGATCATCGCGCTCGAGTCGCACAAGATCGGGCCGCGGGTGCTGCGCTCGATGCGCCAGGCGAACCTCGACGGAATCGCGAGTTTTCGCGAGCTGGTCGAGCGCGGGCAGCGGTTGGGGATTCTTGAGGCACATCTCGATCCGAATTGGGCGGCGACGCAGATTTATTCGAGCTACCTGGGACTCGCGATGCTATGGTACCTGCACGGGCCACGATTCGATCTGCGCCGCTCGCTACGCCGCCAGGCGCGCGAGTTTATGCGCCAATGGAGCGTCGCCAAATGAAGGCGGGACTCATCTGCGAAATCGCATCGGCAAAGCCGGGTTTTTATGTTCGGGCGCCGGGGGCGCGACGCGGATCGACGATCTGGCGGCCAGTCGGGCGAATCTCCAGCGCGCATCCGAACAGCGAATCGTCGCGCACGAGGCTCGCGACTGCGTCGGCGATTTCCTCGGGCTGAATCATCTTCGCCGGAATCCAAGGTTTCGTTAAAAAGCCGAGTTTGGTGGCCGCCTCGAGTCCCTTGCGCACCAGCGGGGTATCGACGATTCCCGGGCAGACGCAGTTGACGCGGATTTTCCGTTCCGCCTCCCAGAACGCCAGCGAATGCGTGAAGTTCACCACGCCGCCCTTGGCCGCACCATAAACCGCGTCCTGTCGATGCGGATACAAGCCGGCCATCGAGGCCGTGTTGATGATGGCGCCGCCGCCGTTCTTTTGCATCAGCGGAGCCGCGAGCCCGGTGCCCAGAATGACCGCCTGCAGATCGATCTCGATCACCAGCTGCCATCTCTCCGGCGGTGCTTCGGGAAAGCCGGGCGCGCCGACGCCGATGCCGGCGTTGTTGTGCAGGATGTCGAGGCGGCCGAACTTCGACACCGCGGTGTCGAGCATCCGGCGAGCGTCCTCGATCCGGGTCACGTCTGCCTTCACAAAAACGGCGTGCCCGCCCGCGCTCTCGATTCGCTTGACGGTCTCGGCGCCGCCGGCTTCGTCGAGATCGGCGACCACAATCCTGGCGCCTTCTTTCGCCAGGCGCTCCGCCGTTGCACGCCCGATCCCCGATGAACCGCCGGTGATGACGCCGACCTTGCCTTTTATTTCCATTGCGCGATCCTCCGTCCGAATACTAATCGACAATTAACCGGCACTCCCGGCCAGCATGCCGGCGATCAACCCCGCGAGCACGTACGCCGTAAGCGCAACATACGTGTAATCGCGTTCCCTGATAAAAAGGATGAAGCAGAAGGCGACGCGCGCGAGCGGGACCAGCGTCAGCACGAACAGCCCGATCGTCAGCACCGCATGCGGATTGCCTTGCCGGACCCGGTCAAACAACAGGCCGAGCGTTTCCTTGCCGATCAGGTGACCATGCTGTGCCGCCCGGTAGTGCTCGACATAGTAGTCCGGGGCGAAGGTGTAGGTCAGGATGAGTCCGGCAACGAGGGTGATCATCGCGGCGATCAGAATCGATCGCAGCAGAATCGGCGTCCATTCCCTCAGGATGCGGTCTTCTTCCTGTTTCGGCATCGCTTAGATCCCCGACAACGCGCGCCATCCCATCTCGGCCGCGATCAGCACCAGAATTATCACGAATACGGTCCGGAGCGACTCGACCCTGAGATGGGGCAGGAGGCGGCTGCCGGCCAGTGCGCCGGCCGTAACCCCAATCGCCACTGGGGATGCGATGGTGGTGGCAACGTCGCCGCGCGCGAGGAACACCAGTGCGCCGGCGCCGGCGGTGACGCCAATCATGAAGTTGCTGGTCGCGCTGGAAACCTTGAGCGGCAGGTGC encodes:
- a CDS encoding helix-turn-helix domain-containing protein encodes the protein MASETKYSLPRVMTVKELSEYLRVQPSTIYKLLRRGELPGFRIGTDWRFNAEVIDRWCLERNMKAPDGGTSSQN
- a CDS encoding glycosyltransferase family A protein → MTPEVSVVIPTHNRCAMLLEAIDSVLAQSTAAFELIVIDDGSTDGTSENEHLRRLAETIRIEIDRIDHRGPAAARNRGVAIARAPLVAFLDSDDLWSPTKLERQLAFMRDNPGCAISQTGEIWIRNGQRVNPAHRHRKRAGDIFIDSLRTCLIGMSAVMMRTDLFRSSGGFDEHMTAAEDYDLWLRILIDHEAGLLDEPLVTRRGGHPDQLSAKTPALDRFRILTLAKLLADDRLSPARRTSVVEVLAEKSRIYAGGLRRRGKIEEVRLYEQVADQARGWDTRAAAEIGCAIESMRSMLREISHER
- a CDS encoding DUF1634 domain-containing protein, with product MPKQEEDRILREWTPILLRSILIAAMITLVAGLILTYTFAPDYYVEHYRAAQHGHLIGKETLGLLFDRVRQGNPHAVLTIGLFVLTLVPLARVAFCFILFIRERDYTYVALTAYVLAGLIAGMLAGSAG
- a CDS encoding SRPBCC family protein; the encoded protein is MKTVLKILAGVIVLAVVAIVGWRYYQMHRARQAGLLTENIAHDGDIWQADFTARIPAPEQTVFSAIRDIENLHNDQVKAVRVVSQSGNKKTVDMDIAGPGGQTITTELEFEYLPEQKKIVYHTVNNPLLDTQAVYQLGDEGASTFIDYHETTHLLQSLPVPDGIIKQVIRGIFVAQLETLKRSLNLKDGDGTDSGDDEP
- a CDS encoding SDR family oxidoreductase, which produces MEIKGKVGVITGGSSGIGRATAERLAKEGARIVVADLDEAGGAETVKRIESAGGHAVFVKADVTRIEDARRMLDTAVSKFGRLDILHNNAGIGVGAPGFPEAPPERWQLVIEIDLQAVILGTGLAAPLMQKNGGGAIINTASMAGLYPHRQDAVYGAAKGGVVNFTHSLAFWEAERKIRVNCVCPGIVDTPLVRKGLEAATKLGFLTKPWIPAKMIQPEEIADAVASLVRDDSLFGCALEIRPTGRQIVDPRRAPGART
- the yihA gene encoding ribosome biogenesis GTP-binding protein YihA/YsxC — encoded protein: MIRFTAQFVASAFALDGCPRWKRTEVALAGRSNVGKSSLLNALAGVKGLARTSKTPGRTRCLNFFAVGAKLALCDLPGFGYAKMGHEEAAKIASMMHEYIHGRVNLGAIAILIDCRRGPQHDELDLAAMAADRAIEVIPVATKCDKLRHSERAAALKRFDSMRVHPIFCSATSGEGIDELRRRILGFDRSDTAKRAEPQ
- a CDS encoding YbhB/YbcL family Raf kinase inhibitor-like protein → MASGAAIADDYACAGADRSPALAWSGAPQSTKSFALIVDDPDAPSGTFVHWVAYNIPARETSLPAGVPQTAGIAGGGTNGINSFEHVGYNGPCPPPGKMHHYRFHLFALDSTLTPGDKADAAAVQSAMRGHVVASAELVGTFQR
- a CDS encoding TetR/AcrR family transcriptional regulator, translating into MISPVGKNAAPAAQARRRGSLDQVLIDAAMDLFASYGYRGTSLARIARAAGVTKGALYWHFADKQEFFIAVVSKVLGEWELVFEKSARATNAAEFRAEFGRMFDTMAALNEKNPWVSRLLLIIALESHKIGPRVLRSMRQANLDGIASFRELVERGQRLGILEAHLDPNWAATQIYSSYLGLAMLWYLHGPRFDLRRSLRRQAREFMRQWSVAK